A stretch of Campylobacter gracilis DNA encodes these proteins:
- a CDS encoding transporter substrate-binding domain-containing protein yields the protein MKLLFIAALFCAALFADSLDQIRQNGVIRIGVRDAHPPLCESNGGKFEGFEIDLANAIAKEIFGKKEGKIEFIPLSVNDRIPFLEANKLDLVIGLFSITNERKRKIDFSLPYLSVNLGVLTRKADAFTDIAQLHDKKIVFEGDATVAERFFKNKGFKNLGHCASAKECYEMIRNGDADGYINDNLIVLAYSVIDDTLEVPFKNLGPSDFIGIGVQKDNKELLDFVNAELIKLSKEGFFKKAYEQSFDPFYRGTADKKYFLLDGIYNML from the coding sequence ATGAAACTACTTTTTATAGCGGCTCTATTTTGTGCGGCGCTTTTTGCCGATAGCCTAGATCAAATCAGACAAAACGGCGTCATTCGCATCGGAGTGCGAGATGCTCATCCGCCGCTTTGCGAGTCTAATGGCGGCAAATTTGAAGGATTTGAGATCGATCTTGCAAACGCTATTGCTAAAGAAATTTTCGGCAAAAAAGAGGGCAAAATCGAGTTTATCCCACTAAGCGTAAATGATAGAATTCCATTTTTAGAGGCAAACAAGCTTGATTTGGTGATCGGTCTATTTAGCATCACCAACGAACGAAAAAGAAAAATCGATTTCTCCCTCCCCTACCTCTCCGTAAATTTAGGCGTATTAACCCGCAAAGCCGACGCTTTTACCGATATCGCACAGCTTCATGATAAAAAGATCGTATTCGAAGGCGACGCGACGGTGGCGGAGAGATTTTTCAAAAACAAAGGATTTAAAAATTTGGGCCATTGCGCTTCGGCTAAGGAATGCTACGAAATGATTCGAAATGGCGATGCGGACGGCTATATAAATGATAATCTCATCGTGCTTGCATATTCCGTCATCGATGATACTTTGGAAGTGCCGTTTAAAAACCTAGGCCCTAGCGATTTCATCGGCATCGGCGTGCAGAAAGACAACAAGGAACTACTTGATTTCGTCAATGCAGAGCTCATCAAGCTAAGCAAAGAGGGCTTTTTCAAAAAGGCCTACGAGCAGAGCTTTGATCCATTCTATCGCGGTACAGCAGATAAGAAATATTTTCTGCTAGATGGAATTTATAATATGCTCTAA